TATTAACTTGCATTCACTTTCGCTGTCTGCATAAGTGGGAGATTACCTTTTGATACTAGATTCAGTAACAACTGGTCTACATCTGGATCTGGATTTATTGTAGCCGGTTCAAACAAGTTCATATAGTAACTTCTGGGATCGAAATTTTCATCCGTTACAGCGTGGGTTATGACTGGTAAAGTGCTGGCGATTAAAGGATTGATGTTAGCCGATTTAGTTATGTTATCCATGTCAACAAATGATGCATATTCCTTGGCTAATGAAaccaaatttgttttacTAGTATCATAGTTTATGTCATCACTCAGGGTGTTAAGGTTGGCAGTCATGGCAGCCAGAAATCTAGactttgaatttttttgatcAAAATTTGTGGTAGGAAGTCTATAAATGTCCAGGGGGTTTCTCACAGGGATCTGCAAGCCAAGCAGTAAGTTAGTAGGATCTGATAGTATCAGATCGGGAATTTTAACACATTCATTTGTATCCAAGTAACTGTTCGTGCTCTTGGCATTAGACAGGACGCATGTTTGTTCATAAGGAGTAGCGGCATGGTTTAGTGAATTGGGTTGCTGGTTGGACACATCCCTAATTACCGAATTGGaattgttaatatattcaagCATACGACTCATGCCAGAAGATTTTATTTTCTATATAAACTGAATGTTTACTTCAAAATTTGTGCGATAGTTATccatatttttacaaaaatctATGTTAGACAATGATTGTAGGGTGTCAATACAATAAAGACAATATATGTAGTGCCTCGCGTATATCgcaaatataaataatgtattttgGTGGTGAAAGTGATGGAAATTGCATTAAACCACTGCCACGCGATGTGGTTGAAAAGATCGCTGCGGGGGAAGTGATACTAAACCCAGCTGGTGCACTAAAGGAACTGCTAGAAAACTCAATAGACGCACACAGTACtgtgataaatattcaaatttcTCACAGCGGATTTGAGTATCTAAGGATTTCTGACAATGGCTTTGGGATGTGTAAGGAAGATTTGCTGCTTGCTTGCAAACGCTACACCAGTTCCAAGAATCCTGGCTCTCTCATCGGTATATCAACCTTCGGTTTCAGAGGTGAAGGACTAGCAGCTCTTTCACAATCTGCATTGGTCACAATTACTTCAAAGAAGGTCACTAGCCCAAAAGGTTTAAGGGTTAAGTACCTAAATGGCGAACAGACCAGTAGGTTTAACTATTGACGTAGGCATAGAAGAAGTTGATTGTGATGTAGGTACCATAGTAGAGTATGAAAACCTATTTTATAACAACCAAGTTAGACTTAAAACCTTAATGAAACAGGGTAGCTTGCACTATTTGAAATGTCTGGAGTTGGTTCAACACTATGCCATTCAATTCACTAATATTTCGTTTTCAATGTATAGATTAACACCAAAAAGCAATACATCCCGACTTTTGTCCATTAAAACGCTGGTGGAAATGGATTTGAGCGATATGGTCAACTGTAATTTTAACACTGATAACCAGAACGCCCATTTGAATGTGATTAAACAGGTATATGGTGATAAAAACActaaacatttaatttcatttaacaGTTCATTGAATAAAGACGTTATATATCAGTGCATTGGATTGATTAGCGGCTCTGCCTATTCTGGATGTAATATTACAATCACTTTTGTCAATAACCGCTTAGTTGACTTGCCAAATTTGCGGTATGATGATTCTAATGTAGTACCATGATtgataacatttatttgaatattgtgGGCCCAGGGCACttgaaatttgtatacttGTCAATAAAAATCCCTCTGCAAAAAGTGGATGTAAATATACATCCCACCAAAAAACTGGTCTCTTTCATCTGCCAAGAAGAAATCGAATCGCATATTGCTGAAGTATTTCGGGAGGTGCTTGAAAATTCAGTATATATAGTTGATAATTCGGTAATAAATCATGCAAAATCTGGAAAACTATGCAGTAATGACACCAAAGTTGAACCCACTCGCTCCAGAACTGATTTTCACCAATCATCcattaaaacatttttaccACTACAGACCACCCAATTTACAAGCAGTAACAGCCATatgaaacaatttataaaacaAAACGCCAGTTCATCATTAGATGTTTTCAAGTGCCAAACGCAGGATATCTGCCATCAAAGGTGTAAACAACTTAATATAGCCAATTTTGCATTGAAAATACCAGCGAGACAACTGAAATTTCTGACAAATTAGATGTGATGCatttgattaaaaaatctgTATTCGTAGGACCGGTGGATGAAAAATGGATCTTATTGCAGTATCACAAGAAACTAATACTTGTTGACATCCAGGAACTTGTTAGGCGATATATTTACGATTACCTAGCGTCGAATCGTGGGCGATATAGACGAGTTGCATTTGAACctaaattggaaatttcAGAGTTAACAAGCTACCATGATGAAATTTCTAGTCTTGATAAAATCGTAGTCGATCCTGAATACATGATTTcacttgataattttggaaTTGGTATTGAAGTAATTGACGGAGTCGCATACCTTGCTAATTTCCCCTGTATAATAGACAAGTAGGCACTCAATAATCTAGCCACTACCCAGATATACCAATACTCGCAAAGTGTATTACAGAAATATTAGCCATCCGACGTATGAATGCCAATGTAAAAACGAGTGCCATAGCCAAGATAATGTCAGAATCTATGAGCATGGTACCAGAAGGATCCATTACAAGTGAATACCTAGAacacattttttacaatGGGTTAAAGAGATCCAATAAACACTTTAGCTCCAATGAAGCCAGAGTATTATTTAGTTCTAGAGATTTTGTAATTGAATTGGCATCGttggataaattatatagGCTATTTGAAAGATGTTAATTGTccatttaatattgataatagGTTGATTGATTTGTAAAAGTTGTTGGAATATAAACCTCAGACTTATATTTGAGAATCGaattgattttataatgaataattaaatttggatatttgatttgttgttatttaattatcaaaataatttgtactCATTTGCATAATATATGCATAATTGACAAGAAGATAATTGtagtaaataatcaaatattaataatcactttaataattaatataacaCTGATTCAACCAAATTAATGAGTATaaacacaattttataataatatcaagtcattttgaatttttaataagTAAAATCACCTCATAATTTATAGCCAACTGAtcttataataaatacgATACTgtgattaataaatttttagtaattatatttaaataagtTAGCCATAACGATCAGAAAACGGCAATTctatatttgaatttgaacATATTAGTGTAGGTTAATACTATTTATATgccaaatataattgatatttttaatacaCTAGTAGATTTCactaaaattgtaataatagCACGGGAACATAGTATATTAGTTGAGATCATCGTCATCATCGATGGCACAGCTGGCTGCGGCGGCTAGTTCTCTCTCAGATTGTGCAACCAAAGCCGGATCTATTTGAATTTCAGGCGCCTTAGCACAGTCTCCCACGAAAACCAACTGCGGCTGGTTAGTCAATCGTCGTGCCAACCAAAGGAAAGGCCGTTCAAAATTGAAGTTTGAACGGGCAGAAAGGTCATAGTACTGTAGATTTCTCTTCCTGTGAAATTGTATGTGTGCGGCTTTAACTTGCCTCTCCTTGACATCAGCCTTGTTGCCACAGAGGACCATGGGTATGTTGTCACAGACTCGGACAATATCTCTATGCCAATTAGGAACATTCTTATATGTTATTCTAGATGTGACATCAAACATAATAATGGCACACTCTCCTTTAATACTGAATAAGTGAGTATCATACTAATAACCGTCGCGAAGGCCACCATACTTCTCTTGTCCAGCGGTATCCCAGGCATTGAACTGGATGACGCCGAAGTTGGTGCGAAATTTCAAAGGGTGTACTTCTACACCAAGAGTAGCTAAATCAAAGGTTACATACGAATATATTTCTTTTCGAATTCTCCCGTCAAGTGACGCTTCACCAAGGTGGTCTTACCGACGCCGCCGTCACCCACCAACAGCAACTTAAACTGTGGAATGTTTTCAGTCATGGCAAAGCTCGTCACTAGCTCTCTTTGGTCTTTTTAGATATCAATCagtatttgattattatgcTTGTGCCCCACAGCAAGTTACTCTATACATCTCTTATACCTTGACTACATGTTTACACAGCACACAACTGTTTACACACATATCATTTGAAATGAATAtctaataaaaattatgcgATAAATTCACAACCCTGAGGctaatattaattaataatttgatcGAGTGATGACATGATATATTCCATATTGCTACAAGTGTTCCCTATTGGTAGCTTAAATGTTGAATTAACAAACTTATCCATGTAGTGCATTGTGAATAATTTGCCAAGGCGGAATCTGAAGACATTGTCTTCGGAACTAGGTGTTTCCACTTGGTTCTCTGGGTCCAGATCGATTTGCATTTTTTTCCTATATTGACTCAGCTTGGCATTCAGCTTGGTTTCCAATGTGTCCTAGTTgagtaatttatataatatcgGCTTGTTAATCACTAATCTACCAGTCACAGCTCATGTGTGGTTGAATGTTTATTATTACATGTAATTgtatcaaatattaataacatGTGTGAAAATGGTTAATGCTAGTATAGTCTTACTGTTAATTCATTTGGTGGTACATCTAATCCCCATTCATCGGCCTGTCTGTCAAGGTTGATTGGGTCTACTCTAAGCGATGTCTCATAGGTAAACTTGCGACTTAGACATCCTATCTCATTGCCCTTTTGCACTGCCGCTCTCTTCACTCCACACTCCTCTTTATTTTCCATGCAATCTTTAAGCCAATTAATCCAGGTATCTCTGTCATTGCCAATAGTGTCAATTGATTCGTCAATGGGATCCATGATCGTATCTTCAACATAAGGGCTAGGGGTTATATCTGTGAGCAAATCTGCACAACCATTCCTCTTCCAATAAACCTACGTCACAAGTTTTTAATGGAAATTGTATGAAGAGTACCTACCCATTGAGCTTCCGTGGCCAATAGAGTGGTCAAAAATTTCGTAAACCCACTAATTTTAGTAGAGAATTTAACCAACACCTTCTGTATCTCATTGATAATAGCCCGAATCTTTGTAGGTTTTTTAGCATAAATAGATTCCTTATCAGGCTGGAAAACGACGTGAGATGCACGATTAAACAGGCACAAATACTCCTCATTTGGATTTAATGGCTTTGTCACGCGGTAAAGGTCCATTAGGGCCATAAAACTTTCGACGATAAATTGTTTCCAGAAATCGACATCGTTGCAAACCATAGAGAATATAATCCCATTTCCTCTATCAATTCCATCTTTGTACCATGCAAAAAGTGGTCCTTTGACCCTTAAATTACTGAGTTTCTTACTTGGAATTGGGGTTTAATGTGCGATAGAAGTTTAGTAGACATTGGTACGAATCTAGTAATTCACTAAAATAGCTCTCATCTTCGGCTTCCATCTGAATGAACGCATGCATACATTGTGTGAGAGGTGAGAGAAAGATAATGTAAACTTGTAgctagtatatattttgtaattggGCAATTTGAGTATTGGTTCAAAGTTGCACAATTTGTACTTATAATCACTAGTGATCTCATCCGTGTAATTTTCCATTGTTTCGCAGGGTTGCCGTTGTACAAATTCTTCTAAAAATctacataaattaataactttACTTAAGGGCATCTGGTTCTGTAGTAATAAATGTTGTTTGTATTTGACTTAGACCGTGTTTATTTGATATCCCCAAATGGGACATTGGCAAGCATTCAATTAGTATACATCTTAgtctaaataattgtattatgTACTGAAATGATAATTGTGGATGTGAAAGAAATTCCGTATGTATCATGCGGTTTTCGATTGATTTTACAAAGAATATCAACTTTGCACCAGCAGTTTGCATCCTCCTTTTATTTGTACATATAGTCTCCATGTCAATATAATGTTTTTTCACGGTTTTGAGTTGACAATATACGtgattgacaattttagcGATGGAAGCTATTGTTGATACCTAAATGCCACAGAAGTTTACTTTAGCCAATTCAGTTAGAATGTCTATGAAGATCACCAGGTCTAAAGAATCAGGTACCAGAGATAATAAGATGTcaattatgcaattaatcGTATCTATATTTCCGGCCATAGTCGTGAAAGCATCGGAACAATGGGTTAGGTTGTTTATCAAGTATACTGATATTATCTTGAAGGATAATATGAAGTTTGCATGAGATTTGCTGCTAATATCTCCTTCTTTATTCTCATTGTTCTTCAAAATAGTTCTTATTTGTTCAACTACAGATTTTCTATAGTTTATATTAGTGAGTAAACTGTTGTTTAACTCATCTGTATTAATAGCCGTAGCACCTTGTTTTAATAGTAACTGCCATAATTCTATGAGATGATGCCTAATATCATCTTTGGGTAGATTAAGGGTGCCATTCTGAGTCAATTCTGAAGATATTGGTAGTATACCCTGGAATATATCCATCACAATTACTATGTAACACTACAACCATTAGAAGACAACAATATGATAGCGCATGTTTAACCACGATACGGAAggatatcatttttttaaGTGCAAAGGTCAATTCCAAAAATCTGAAGTATATTGTCCgaattgatatataaaaGTGACCCATATGAAACACAAAGGTCACTGGTTAAAGGAAATATGGCTTCAGATTCCAATGATACAGTTaaagtaaataaatttagtgAAAATGAAGTGTTAAAGAAAGTTCATAGAGACATTTCATCggctaaaaattattattccACAAAAAAACAGAAGAATGGTCCCAAAATTAAGTATAAACCGAAGAAATTGcttaaaaatgtaaaaagTAATAATCATACAACCAgtaatgatttatcatcaaaGTCTAAGgatgataaatcattttctGCGTTAATGAAACTGGGTGGTAATGGCAAAAATCCCTATCCTAAATCTACAGACAATGTAAATTGCCCTAGCAAGCTagtaacaaataataaaaacacTAATCGACCAAATAAAGGCGGTAAAAATAAgaaaaattataacaaatatataactcATGTACATAACCCGATTAAATCGTCTCCAGATAGCATTAATGAGTCTGAGAATGCTGATGATAAAGTACCTAGTAATGGCGCTATTTCTGAACCAACTTCACCCGGTGCTGACTTTAGTGTTATTTATCCGTCTGAATTCATAATAAACTCATTTTCAGATCTATCCAACGTGTATAAAGTCAGTAAGATACTGGATGAAAATCTGCAACGCTGGCTACGTCATGTACAAAAGGTTGCCGAGGAGGAGAAACCAATGATAGAATCCGCCATCAAACGTTTTGAGGATGTTGTTTATAAAGTATTACACAATGCGAAAATCTTTGTATTTGGCTCTTACTCATCGTCGCTAAGATTGCCGCACGGGGATGTCGATTTGACAATTAAAGGAGCAGATGGATCTCCTGTGGATATACTGAAAAGTCtaattaaacatataagACCAATTGCACATAATCGAGAGgtttttgttattttaagTGCTAGAATTCCAATTATCAGGTATACTGACGCAGTATCGGGCACCAAAATCGATGTAAACGCAAACCCAGGCGCATCACTTAAAAGTACAAAggttattaataattggaTCGAAATTTTTCCATCAGTAGAACCGcttattaaaattaacaaGCATTTAATCAGAAATTTTGACTTGAACGATACGGCTCTCGGTGGAATTGGATCATTCCTACTGTTCCACATGGTAAACTAATTTGTGACTTAGTGTTTCGCATTctatttgaattttggGGAATCATGCAAAATAAATGAGAGTTACTCTGATGGATTCGCAATTCTGTGTTTGTGGAAATACTATGGTATGTTACACAACTACAAGAAATTTGGAATTGGCCCAAATGGAGAGATTATCCCCATTCCCACTTCAAACCAAAATGGCGCCTTAAAACTCGTGGCTTACAGTCCAGTAAATACTACTATGGAAATTGGGAAAAGAGCCCATCAAATGTCAAAGGTTATAGCTTTATTCAGGCATGCATTATCAGCAGTGAGTCATTTAGTCATTTAGTGCCTATCCATTACTGAGGGAAAAGTGGAACCTTATAACTGTGACactttgcaatttttgtttaGCGATTCGTATAGCAAAGGCTCTGacaaacatatttttgatcTAAATATTGCTAAGgaataattaattttacacaCAGTTGTTACACCTTCCCTATCTGTGGTAGTAGGAATCTCGAAACGAGACAGACTTAAATAGATCTCAATAAAGTCGCAGAGTGTAGATAAATCGTTAATTGCGTATAGATTAACATGTACATTATTCTTTGTTTTACGTTATTAATATCTTATATATGTGGTTCTTTGGGAAATAGTGATTTCACGAATACTTCGTGTTTGGTGGAGGGTATATGGATTCAAGGAGAGAAAATAGATTTTTCAAGCAATATTAGGGAATATAAAATCGTTTTAGAAAAGCATATCCATAAACTAGAAACTTTCATTTACATTTCTTATGCTTCAAAAAAGTTGGACACCAATAAACTTGCAAGTAATCGCAAGTTGTtaaatgataatgaaatttcTAATAAAATCCATTTTGACTATCTGGGGAAATCAACCAACTTTATGCTTGATTTGGTGCCAGAATTGAACCTTAAATCGTGCAATATTAGCTTAATTATGAATAAAATGCATATAAAACCCACATTTCCTAATTTTTGGCTACTAGACATAAACGATTTATCAAGGTAAATTATGTGATTATACagtataaaattgaagatTACTGTTGAAAATAGCGTTGGAAAATCATTGAATGAATATTACATCCacatatttaatgataaattcaaGAATGTCATTGAGGTTGACAATGtttcaatatttgataataaaaacGTTTCTTTTAAAATGGAACCTCCATTTTCACCTACAATCTATCGCTACAAAATTCTAATAAATCCGATGATAAATGATCACAGTAAGCATGTCACAATCTAGTTAAAATAACGGCtaaatgcaaatataatgtatttatcaatgatattgaaCAGCAAAGCCTCACTGTGAATATTCCTAACGATAAATTTCAAACGATAATCAAAGTAAATTCGCACTCATACTAGATATCTTGtgtaaatgttaaaaataaaactATCGGAGTGCCTGAatcatattattttcattttatatactcgacaaatgaaaatataacatctcctaaatcaataattccATTGGCCACTGGATCGCCATGTCTGGTAAGTGAAAAAACATTTAAGTTAACGGAAAGTGATGATATACATATGTACAATTGTTATGGAACTGTGGATCCTGTTTCATTTGTCATGCAAACCAAACCAACCTACCTATATGCAATAAAGTCGCAGGTTGGTAAATACTATAATTTAGGATAAAAgatacatattttacaacacTACAactgtaaaaatatataaaaaaagTGATATACAACTGGAAATATTGAATGGTCGAGAAAAACGTGTCTATAAgtttttttttaataataccaatgaaaaatatattcaatttaaatacttaCCTTTctataacaaaattatcgttttattgtttattttaacatttatgTTTTCATCGCTGATGCCATCATTACtgcaaattatattatcccGCAATTATAATGgtatcaattattttccatatatatttaacataattattacatatattgcCATTAGGTGTCTCGATCAAAATAaggtaatttttatgtCAAATTAGAATATTAATCGCAACATATCATctattatgtataatatctATTCATTTTTTCTAAAAATAGATTCAAATGATCCTTGGTCATTCACATCTTGCGCAGTaagatattttattaactAAGAATTTGATATGGAGCTATACAcactataaattattatttatattaattagattTATATGTTCACgcattaatattttttataatgggataaattcatctaattatatatttatggatTACAATAGTGTATCCATAGGTAATCTGGATTGGCCTTTAAAGACATTCATATCATTTCCATTATTTGGAGCATGCTACACTATACTACATGCaagttatttataatttagaatgCTATACATGGAGAAGTAATACAtgtagataatttgttaataaaaGAAGTATTTAATAACAATGATCTCATGTTATCGAGGctaaaaatacattcaattagcaatatcattaaatgggttatttttgaaacaaaCATTCCACTCCTCTGTACCACATTAATTCTATTGAttgatttaatatacaatttctATCAATACTTcaataaatgttacaaCGCCGTAAAACATGGTTACTTGATATGGCGTTGGAATGATAACTGCGGAGGTGATCACCTGTCTAATAATGGATACTGGTCCGATAGATTCTgtaatcaattatacacCGAATATAATTCaaggtaattaatttaatatacagtTCAGAAATATTTGACTGTCACTATCAAGATTTTTGCGGATTGACTGAAATCtttgattttgaaaaattgaaaaataaaaattatgttttgGAACACCAAAACAATAAACCCCCATGGaacaattttgatgatgCAGAAAAAATGGATTTAAACTTTCTTTCACCAAAATATTATGATCTAAATGATACTGTTGATGCCAAATCGAATATCTCGGAAGAGttgaatgaaaatattcCAATATGcgttaaaataaataaattgttacactattcatcattatataGATCTTTTGGATTAATACAATGCGGTTggattgatattttattagaTTGGAAATTTACAAAGGAAATATACATGCAAGATATAGATTTAagtaaatttaaattgataacCAAATCTACCCAGTTACATGTAACTCGCATATTTACTTAGGGCCCTTTGTCTAATGGAGAATTTAAACCCATTTTCAATGGGACTAGAGTTCCacacatattttttgaGTTATTCACAATAAGGTGTATATTGGGTATATTGTTTGGGataatcattaataaaaCTAACTCTTTCATTCAAAATTTCGGATTAGTACTCATCACTacattattttgtttaatgaTGACAAGAATAATCGGTTAGCCAATTCTTATCTAGTATCATGGCCATATAATAAAGATAAAGATAACatcattttattaatatgtCTATTAGTAGAAACGCTATTAGTTGTTTCTTtccaattcaatttatttggaaTAAAATGGATTTCTAACGTATTTTTGGGTAATTACTTAAAAATCTAGCCGTGCTGGAATTTACAATACAATTTGGAATCATAATTGCATTCTTACATAGCCtcttatttatatattattttgcaCTAAATAACAAAAGGTAAcatatatgaataattcAGCAAACTGTATTCGTACTGTAATTGCATTTTGTCAATTGAATTTCCTGAAACAAACACTTATTGTATATCCCATGGATTCTCCAAAGTACCTATTTATTCTGCACGTGTAATCAGACATTAATTAAGATAACATTTGACAACAATCCATCCTATGGAATCAACCATGATAAAGTATATATATCTCCAATTATAACGAATCTACCGCCTATAATAGCAATTTCAAGCGACGATTTCCGCTCATTTACAAACAATGTAAATGGAATACAAATCCCCGAAATCATCATATTTTTTGGCGGGGCAGATATCTATAGACTTAGTAGGATCATAATATACGAGTAAACATACCATAATTTAGCATAGAGaagaaaaataatattatttctgAGATTCTAAAAGACATAAACGAATATTCGAATGTGGCTGATGAGATCAATATGTAAgggaaaataaatttaggAAAATATTAAAGTATCACAAAACCCATGTACCAACTAATTCCAtcttatcaataataataaatgatggTCATAATATTGGAAATAGTAAGCATTCAGATCATTATGAAGATGAAAGTACGGTATCACGTGATTATTATAGTGAATTAAAAAACtaattaaatcaattacttTCCACTTCTAATACATATAGCTGCTTCTTACCAATCCGAATAAATACATAAGATTTACCACCAACATTGTATGggacatttttaatgtgACTTTCGTCGATCACACTATTCAATTGGCACAATtcattgtttatataacatatgCCTtgttttatcaaatttctgGCAGCAGAATTTGAGTCACAAATGCCAAGCATCTTTAGCGCCGCAACAATGCTCAGGCCCTGAGTCACAACCCACTAACCATAACAATTGTTGATTTGGATACTTTTTGCGATGGGACATACTTAAGGAATTCGATAAAACTCGCAGAATCCGCATCAAGTTTGGTTAATTGATCAATGTTTATCATTACATTTGATCTATCCTTGTTGAATGCCCAGAATTTATTGATCAGATTAACAGCATCATAGCCGTACATGAGTAATGTCACTTCGTCACTCAGTTTGCCCTTTGCATAATTAATATCTGTGGCAACTAATTCATTGATTTCATTTATAGGGATGTCcgtaaaatatttaataaatgtgGATACATTCTCATCTTGCGTATTTCTGAAAAATTGCCAGACATTGAGAGCACAAGTGGTAGGCGATAGCCATATTGTACTATCACTTTTATTTAGTGATTGTGTTTCAAAACAACTATTAGACTTGCTAAGTTTGTTCTTAGAAGTGTCCAACAGGAGTTTTGTAGTTATACCATACAAATCAGAGACATTAAGTGATtctaaatattgttaatacTTACTTGCTAGATCTACGCCCGAAACAATATTACCCCACTGATCAGAGCCTCCAATTTGTATCCTAACATTGTATGTTTGGGACAAATGGACAAAATCTAGTGCTTGGAGGGTCATATAGGCTAGTTCTGAAAAGTTCATCCCGGTTTTGTTAGCGTCCTCTTCACTCTTACCCAATCTCTTAATTATACAGTCTCTACTCAGCATACGGTTTAGTTGGAAATTGTTACCCACTAATTCCAGGTATTCACTCAAAGATATGTTTTTATGAATGCTAGCATTGTCTACAATCCAAACTTTTGGAAATTCATCCGGATTATATGGTGTAAACAGTTCAAGTTGCGGAGTtatgattttattattgCACATGAGCGGCCTTGTCATTATGTGTCCAATAGTACTAATTAGATCATCTCTCCTAGCGTTTAGTATATGATCAAATGAGGGTACATGCGATTGAGttatataactaaattttgtatttgttttttgtgataaattgtcaCATAATGTATGAAGACTGGATCGAGCAGATACTGTGAATGAGGGATCACCTACAATTGTCGTACCACCACCCATTAAAATAACAACATCCAATCCAatggtaaaaaattttctcAATGTAACAAGTTGAAATAATGTACCAATGTGAGCCTTTGAGCTAGTTATATCAATACCTATATATACAGATAAGGGAGATTCCTTTCTATCATAACTTAGtaacaaattgtcaatgCCATTTTCATCAGTCAACTTGTCCAAAATATCCCTACCATACAGATCCTGCAGT
The DNA window shown above is from Babesia microti strain RI chromosome III, complete genome and carries:
- a CDS encoding hypothetical protein (overlaps_old_locusTagID:BBM_III03660;~overlaps_old_locusTagID:BBM_III03665), coding for MYIILCFTLLISYICGSLGNSDFTNTSCLVEGIWIQGEKIDFSSNIREYKIVLEKHIHKLETFIYISYASKKLDTNKLASNRKLLNDNEISNKIHFDYLGKSTNFMLDLVPELNLKSCNISLIMNKMHIKPTFPNFWLLDINDLSSIKLKITVENSVGKSLNEYYIHIFNDKFKNVIEVDNVSIFDNKNVSFKMEPPFSPTIYRYKILINPMINDHIKITAKCKYNVFINDIEQQSLTVNIPNDKFQTIIKISCVNVKNKTIGVPESYYFHFIYSTNENITSPKSIIPLATGSPCLLTESDDIHMYNCYGTVDPVSFVMQTKPTYLYAIKSQDKRYIFYNTTTVKIYKKSDIQLEILNGREKRVYKFFFNNTNEKYIQFKYLPFYNKIIVLLFILTFMFSSLMPSLLQIILSRNYNGINYFPYIFNIIITYIAIRCLDQNKNINRNISSIMYNIYSFFLKIDSNDPWSFTSCANLIWSYTHYKLLFILIRFICSRINIFYNGINSSNYIFMDYNSVSIGNLDWPLKTFISFPLFGACYTILHNAIHGEVIHVDNLLIKEVFNNNDLMLSRLKIHSISNIIKWVIFETNIPLLCTTLILLIDLIYNFYQYFNKCYNAVKHGYLIWRWNDNCGGDHLSNNGYWSDRFCNQLYTEYNSSSEIFDCHYQDFCGLTEIFDFEKLKNKNYVLEHQNNKPPWNNFDDAEKMDLNFLSPKYYDLNDTVDAKSNISEELNENIPICVKINKLLHYSSLYRSFGLIQCGWIDILLDWKFTKEIYMQDIDLSKFKLITKSTQLHGPLSNGEFKPIFNGTRVPHIFFELFTIRCILGILFGIIINKTNSFIQNFGLVLITTLFCLMMTRIIVSWPYNKDKDNIILLICLLVETLLVVSFQFNLFGIKWISNVFLAVLEFTIQFGIIIAFLHSLLFIYYFALNNKSKLYSYCNCILSIEFPETNTYCISHGFSKVPIYSARITFDNNPSYGINHDKVYISPIITNLPPIIAISSDDFRSFTNNVNGIQIPEIIIFFGGADIYRLSRIIIYDIEKKNNIISEILKDINEYSNVADEINMKILKYHKTHVPTNSILSIIINDGHNIGNSKHSDHYEDESTVSRDYYSELKN
- a CDS encoding tyrosyl-tRNA synthetase (overlaps_old_locusTagID:BBM_III03670) gives rise to the protein MYISFIITLVIAFPFFRQIPCYIVNNNAYGLKILALGSHNDFKHRFRSELLQDLYGRDILDKLTDENGIDNLLLSYDRKESPLSVYIGIDITSSKAHIGTLFQLVTLRKFFTIGLDVVILMGGGTTIVGDPSFTVSARSSLHTLCDNLSQKTNTKFSYITQSHVPSFDHILNARRDDLISTIGHIMTRPLMCNNKIITPQLELFTPYNPDEFPKVWIVDNASIHKNISLSEYLELVGNNFQLNRMLSRDCIIKRLGKSEEDANKTGMNFSELAYMTLQALDFVHLSQTYNVRIQIGGSDQWGNIVSGVDLAKSLNVSDLYGITTKLLLDTSKNKLSKSNSCFETQSLNKSDSTIWLSPTTCALNVWQFFRNTQDENVSTFIKYFTDIPINEINELVATDINYAKGKLSDEVTLLMYGYDAVNLINKFWAFNKDRSNVMINIDQLTKLDADSASFIEFLKYVPSQKVSKSTIVMGLSIVAALKMLGICDSNSAARNLIKQGICYINNELCQLNSVIDESHIKNVPYNVGGKSYVFIRIGKKQLYVLEVESN
- a CDS encoding Non-canonical poly(A) RNA polymerase PAPD5 (overlaps_old_locusTagID:BBM_III03655); amino-acid sequence: MASDSNDTVKVNKFSENEVLKKVHRDISSAKNYYSTKKQKNGPKIKYKPKKLLKNVKSNNHTTSNDLSSKSKDDKSFSALMKLGGNGKNPYPKSTDNVNCPSKLVTNNKNTNRPNKGGKNKKNYNKYITHVHNPIKSSPDSINESENADDKVPSNGAISEPTSPGADFSVIYPSEFIINSFSDLSNVYKVSKILDENLQRWLRHVQKVAEEEKPMIESAIKRFEDVVYKVLHNAKIFVFGSYSSSLRLPHGDVDLTIKGADGSPVDILKSLIKHIRPIAHNREVFVILSARIPIIRYTDAVSGTKIDVNANPGASLKSTKVINNWIEIFPSVEPLIKINKHLIRNFDLNDTALGGIGSFLLFHMCFAFYLNFGESCKINESYSDGFAILCLWKYYGMLHNYKKFGIGPNGEIIPIPTSNQNGALKLVAYSPVNTTMEIGKRAHQMSKVIALFRHALSACLSITEGKVEPYNCDTLQFLFSDSYSKGSDKHIFDLNIAKE